The sequence TTACCTTTGACAATTTCGTGGTAGGAAAACCGAATGAACTTGCCCATGCAGCGGCCCTAAAAGTCGCTGAATCGGAGACTGTTGCTTTTAACCCCTTGTTTTTATATGGGGGGGTTGGCCTTGGCAAAACCCACCTTATGCATGCGATTGCTTGGCAAATTAAAAAATGCCATCCTAAAAGACGCGTTATTTATCTCTCCGCTGAAAAGTTTATGTATCAATTTGTGCGAGCCTTGCGTTTTAAGGATACAGTTTCTTTTAAAGAACAGTTTCGCTCTGTTGATGTTTTGATGATCGACGATGTCCAGTTTATTGGTGGAAAAGAATCAACTCAGGAAGAATTTTTCCATACTTTTAATGCTCTCGTTGATCAAAACAGACAAATCATTATCTCTGCAGATAAGTCTCCTTCCGATTTAGAAGGTATGGAGGAGCGTCTCAAATCACGGCTTGGGTGGGGACTTGTGGCTGATATTCATCCCACGACCTATGAATTGCGTCTCGGTATTCTTCAGGCTAAATCTGAACAAATTGGGGTGATTGTTCCTCAAAAGGTTTTAGAATTTTTAGCCTATAAAATTTCCTCAAACGTACGCGAACTTGAAGGAGCTTTAACCCGTGTTGTGGCCCACTCTACTCTTGTAGGCCGAGATATCACCCTTGATACGACTCATGAGGTTTTACGGGATCTCTTGCGGGCCAATGATCGCCGGGTCACCATCGACGAAATTCAAAAGAAGGTTGCCGAATACTATAGCATTCGCATCTCTGATATGCACTCCCCCCGTAGAGCGCGCACTGTAGCGCGTCCTCGTCAGGTGGCCATGTATCTTACCAAAGTTCTTACAACCCGTTCTCTGCCTGAAATTGGGAGAAAATTCGGTGGTCGTGATCATACCACTGTTTTACATGCAGTGAAAAAAATTGAAGAATTGATGGGCGAAGATAAAACTATATGCGAAGATATTGAATTACTTAGACGAACATTGGAGACTTAAGTATGATACCGGAAATTTTCCCCATTCCTAGCTATGATCCCCTTCACTTTGTCACGGAGAAAGCCGCTCTCCTGAAAGCATTAACCCACTGCCAAGGCGTTGTGGAACGGCGCAACACGGTGCCGATTTTGGCTCATATTCATATTGAAGCCCAAGGTAAAAAAGTCAAAATTACCGCTACGGACTTAGAAATTGCGTGCATCGAAACTCTCTCTGCCAACGTTCATACGAGCGGCCGAGCCACTGTTTCTGCCCAACTCCTTTTTGATGTGGTCAGAAAACTTCCCGATGGTGCCGAAATTGAACTAAAGGCTAATGAAGATGGAGGATCTCTTCATTTACAGTCTGGACGGTCTTCTTATAACTTTGCTTGTTTGCCTGCCTCTGAATTCCCTTTCATGACGACAGAAAATCTCTCCTGCACCTTTAAACTTCATGCAGCAGAGCTCTCTCAACTGATTGATAAAACACGTTTTTCCATGTCAACAGAAGAGACGCGTTATTATTTAAATGGGATTTGTTTCCATGCCACAGCTGATGGCTACCTTAGAGCCATTGCCACCGATGGTTTGCGCCTTGCCCAGGCTCAAGTTGAACTGCCTGAGGAAGCCAAGAGCATGCCTCAAGTTATTATTTCTCGGAAAACCATTAATGAAATTCGTAAGCTTATTGAAGAGGCGGCCGAAGAAGTCACTTTATCCTTTTCAGAAAATCAGGTGCGCTTCGTTGTGGGCAACTCTATCTTAATATCTCGCCTCATTGAAGGAAAATTCCCTGATTATGAAAAAGTGATCCCCGTTGGAAATGATAAAGTTATCGATCTCAATGCTCGCTCCTTTGCGGACAGTGTCGACCGGATATCCATCATGTCCACAGATAAATTACGTCCAGTAAAAATGCGTATTGGTAATTCTGTTCTAACCATGTCTGCCCACAGTACGGATACGGGAAACGCTGTAGAAGAACTCGAAGTGGCTTATAAGGGCGAGCCCCTTGATTTCGGCTTTAATGCACGCTATGTCTTGGATGTCACTCAACAAATTGCGAGCGGCACTTTGCAGTTTCTTGTGGGAGATGAAACCCAAGCTATCATCGCCAAGGATGCGAATGATAATTCTGCTCTTTATGTTTTGATGCCTATGCGCGTGTAAAAGGGAGCCGCAAGATTTCCATGGTTGTCATCCCCGTTCTCGAGGACAGGGAACCATCTTAACGGTTATCCCTGAGATCCTGAGTCCCTTTCGCTATGCTCAAGGTCTCAGGATGACAGCGCTTTGTATTTATTAGAGAAATGTCATCCTGAGGAGCCCTTTAGGGCGAACTCAGGATCTATTCAATAACATAGTGACACAGAAAGAAAAATTTTGTAATTTGGTCTAAAGAAAGGATTTTTAAGTTCATATTTAAAACGACACAGCCGCACTCTCTTCCCCTTGAAACTCCTTTAGGCTTAAGGGGGCTCTTTGAATTTCTCTCCCAATATCTAAACCCTCGTGTACTGGCCATCGGATGTATTGCCTACGCTAATGGAATCCCCCTCCTCCTAACCGCAAAAACTTTGGGAGTGTGGCTTGAAACCTTTGGCCTTAATTATACAACCATTGGATTCTTTGGTCTCTTGCACCTCCCCTACTCCCTTAAATTTTTATGGGCCCCTCTTTTAGACCATGTCCCTCTCCCTTATCTTAAGCGGTATTTGGGGCAACGGCGCAGCTGGCTTTGTGTCACCCAAGCTACAGCCATTTTCGGCCTCTTAGCCATGAGTTTTTTGGATCCTATAGAGAATCTCAAAACCTTTGTTACTTGCGGCTTTCTCGTCACCTTTTCTGCTGCCAGCCAGCACATCCTACTTCTCGCCTATCAAATGGAATCCTTAACCCCCGAGAATTGGGGCATCGGAGAGGGCATGAGTGTTTTTGCTTATCGCATGGCGATTCTCACAGGAGGTGCCGGCGCCCTTTACCTTGCGAGTTTTTTGTCCTGGCCAGAGGTTTATCTTCTCCTTTCAAGCCTTATGCTTGTTGGATTTATTGCTGTCCTGATCATCAAAGAACCCGAGTCCTTTTCATCCTTTCACAATCACCATCTTGTGAATTGGACCGAATGGCTTACATTTGCATTTATTGGCCCTTTTAAAAATTTTATGAGCCAAAAAGGTTGGCTTGCAATCCTTGTGTTTATGCTACTTTACCGATTGCCGGAAAACCTTTTGGCTATGATGCAAACCCTTTTTCTCCTGGATTTAGGCTTTACTTATGTGGAAATCAGCTCCGTCGCCAAAGTTTTTGGTCTTGGCGCCAGCATCTTAGGGAGTATTGTTGGGGGCTATGCCATTCGCCTTTATGGCTATAAGAAAACCCTTTTATGGGCGACTATCACCCATGGGCTTTCTTGTATTCTTTTTCTGCTACAACAAAAAATGGGCTCTAATCTTAGCTTTCTTTATTGCACGATTGGTATAGAGCATTTCTTTAGTGGGGTGGCCCTTACCGCCTTTTTCTCTTATCAACTCACCTGCTGTAGCCTCCAATTCGCAGCCACCCAGTTGGCTCTTTTGACCTCAATCGCAAGTCTTAGTCACACCCTCACAGCACCTCTCTCAGGCGCCCTGATCGATGAATTTGGGTGGACGCCGTATTTAGTCGTTGTTATTCTTGCCTCCATACCAGGAATCCTTTGTGTCAAATATATTCCTTATAATCGGCCATAGATAAATCTGATCCTGTAAAAAGTACTGTAAAAAGACTTGTAATTTAGAATTAATGAACGCGTATAGTCTGACAGTTCTTTCTACCAGATGTTTCCATACATGGGGAGGAGCAAAAATGATGCTCCGAGAATGGCATGCATGTATGAAACCAGGAGACTTTGTTTATAAAACGGATATCTATAGCTATTATAACAAATCACTCAACTCTCTCTGTGCTTTATGGACGAACAACTTTATGAAAGGAACATCACCATGCAACAAAAATTTCTCCGGACATTCGCGATATCAATCGTATTATTAGGAATACTTGGAACAATAGGCAACGCTCCAGCTAATGCCATGTATAGCGACGCGCTAGAAAAAGAAATAAGCGAAAATCATTGTGCGCAACTCGTTTGTAGACTAAATGATACTGGAACCTGGCA is a genomic window of Alphaproteobacteria bacterium containing:
- the dnaA gene encoding chromosomal replication initiator protein DnaA — protein: MAMAQENLEKQWENIQPQLLDEYGEGTYTSWIKPLTFIDIKNGCFRLAAPTSFMRDWVKNNYATRMQTLLQGKNDNNFKLDIIVAPEQSAQETSSPTSALDAPDIGSNLDPRFTFDNFVVGKPNELAHAAALKVAESETVAFNPLFLYGGVGLGKTHLMHAIAWQIKKCHPKRRVIYLSAEKFMYQFVRALRFKDTVSFKEQFRSVDVLMIDDVQFIGGKESTQEEFFHTFNALVDQNRQIIISADKSPSDLEGMEERLKSRLGWGLVADIHPTTYELRLGILQAKSEQIGVIVPQKVLEFLAYKISSNVRELEGALTRVVAHSTLVGRDITLDTTHEVLRDLLRANDRRVTIDEIQKKVAEYYSIRISDMHSPRRARTVARPRQVAMYLTKVLTTRSLPEIGRKFGGRDHTTVLHAVKKIEELMGEDKTICEDIELLRRTLET
- the dnaN gene encoding DNA polymerase III subunit beta; its protein translation is MIPEIFPIPSYDPLHFVTEKAALLKALTHCQGVVERRNTVPILAHIHIEAQGKKVKITATDLEIACIETLSANVHTSGRATVSAQLLFDVVRKLPDGAEIELKANEDGGSLHLQSGRSSYNFACLPASEFPFMTTENLSCTFKLHAAELSQLIDKTRFSMSTEETRYYLNGICFHATADGYLRAIATDGLRLAQAQVELPEEAKSMPQVIISRKTINEIRKLIEEAAEEVTLSFSENQVRFVVGNSILISRLIEGKFPDYEKVIPVGNDKVIDLNARSFADSVDRISIMSTDKLRPVKMRIGNSVLTMSAHSTDTGNAVEELEVAYKGEPLDFGFNARYVLDVTQQIASGTLQFLVGDETQAIIAKDANDNSALYVLMPMRV
- a CDS encoding MFS transporter; this encodes MWLETFGLNYTTIGFFGLLHLPYSLKFLWAPLLDHVPLPYLKRYLGQRRSWLCVTQATAIFGLLAMSFLDPIENLKTFVTCGFLVTFSAASQHILLLAYQMESLTPENWGIGEGMSVFAYRMAILTGGAGALYLASFLSWPEVYLLLSSLMLVGFIAVLIIKEPESFSSFHNHHLVNWTEWLTFAFIGPFKNFMSQKGWLAILVFMLLYRLPENLLAMMQTLFLLDLGFTYVEISSVAKVFGLGASILGSIVGGYAIRLYGYKKTLLWATITHGLSCILFLLQQKMGSNLSFLYCTIGIEHFFSGVALTAFFSYQLTCCSLQFAATQLALLTSIASLSHTLTAPLSGALIDEFGWTPYLVVVILASIPGILCVKYIPYNRP